From the genome of Amia ocellicauda isolate fAmiCal2 chromosome 14, fAmiCal2.hap1, whole genome shotgun sequence, one region includes:
- the pbxip1a gene encoding pre-B-cell leukemia transcription factor-interacting protein 1 isoform X3 — MSDNSNSSNSSSSNHSWTVLSPEEPAVENVGPGDDGTVIPTATPPAPGDELTGGVSEKEAVHAEEVARRGHSEEGLQVCQETATESSPSPAPDANVVILPAPITQEGEGLLEEVDGPGLAKKVADIGKQAESDELDSESGGEMGVVGGGLRRRKPTPGHAAEEEEEEEERRKGGEEEGWGGLSLNKCILGALVLLGLGSILFSGVLFDLGDGLEEEEVELRDVNLHRQDWSGSGPDFDPQSVQSTAALLDKLAQENQQIALLQAQLQEQKEELALALQRVEEKERAGGEGGADGERELAEENERLRTELASLPGLQGELESLRTRVSELTHITAAVSPPAHEDSTAAPPTAQLGESGDTNHTPTQPPGEMGEGGAKEGEGGEGETLRQELQRQRLLLDESRRRLEGLMGGTREERGGKRGVKEGLVDLERRLTAEIERLGGGGAREGGRKRPWGKERKRGEEEGPGGEKRRRGPEGEAREGGEGWKEKEKWKRGGRDGKQEERWRKEGERERGKPEWREERKEGEGERGKPEWREERKEGQKERGREREGGRHWRGPGFSSASPPSPGKPGHRHHDHNAFWKRQGDRMHHYRPLQGCDGTAACARREGLRPVEEPAFEALLGGYLQRLGGSAGPAEEELRRLSGDFFQDGVFLHHKMSFRDFAEDLGEILEELAEGGGEGGRELEEEMEGFQREALRRFALPGREGERRRDTRRKSEHTHRDPAEQQDGRQEGGPWRRDTHSSQA; from the exons ATGTCTGATAACTCCaatagcagcaacagcagcagctccaACCACAGCTGGACTGTGCTCTCCCCAGAG GAGCCTGCTGTAGAGAATGTGGGCCCAGGTGATGATGGGACTGTCATTCCTACAGCCACACCCCCTGCTCCCGGAGATGAATTGACAG GGGGTGTCAGCGAGAAGGAGGCTGTCCATGCTGAGGAAGTGGCCAGGCGGGGGCACTCTGAGGAGGGCCTGCAG GTCTGCCAGGAGACGGCGACAGAGAGCAGCCCAAGCCCCGCCCCCGATGCCAACGTGGTCATACTCCCCGCCCCCATCACACAGGAAGGGGAGGGCCTACTGGAGGAAGTGGACGGACCGGGGCTGGCCAAGAAGGTGGCTGATATCGGCAAGCAAGCAG AGTCTGACGAGCTGGACTCGGAGTCGGGAGGGGAgatgggggtggtggggggtggacTGCGGAGACGAAAACCCACCCCAGGCCATgcagcggaggaggaggaagaggaggaggagaggaggaagggaggagaggaggaagggTGGGGCGGCCTCTCGCTGAACAAGTGCATCTTGGGAGCCCTGGTGCTGCTGGGGCTGGGTAGCATCCTGTTCTCAG GTGTGCTGTTTGACCTGGGGGACG ggctggaggaggaggaggtggagctgAGGGATGTCAATCTGCACAGACAG GACTGGTCTGGTTCTGGCCCAGATTTCGACCCCCAGTCTGTCCAGTCCACGGCAGCTCTGCTGGATAAACTGGCCCAGGAGAACCAGCAGATTGCACTGCTACAGGCCCAGCTGCAG gaacaGAAGGAGGAGCTGGCTTTAGCCTTGCAGAGggtggaggagaaggagagagcaggaggagaaggaggagcagatggagagagggagctgGCGGAGGAGAACGAGCGCCTCCGCACCGAGCTGGCCTCTCTGCCCGGCCTGCAGGGGGAGCTGGAGAGCTTGAGGACCCGAGTCTCTGAACTCACTCACATCACAG CTGCTGTCAGCCCCCCCGCCCACGAGGATTCCACAGCAGCACCCCCTACGGCCCAGCTGGGGGAGAGCGGAGACACGaaccacacccccacacagccACCAGGAGAGATGGGAGAGGGAGGAGcaaaggagggagagggaggagagggggagacacTGCGCCAGGAGCTGCAGAGACAGCGCCTCCTGCTGGACGAGAGCCGGCGCCGCCTGGAGGGGCTGATGGGGGGAAcgagggaggagaggggagggaagaGAGGAGTGAAGGAGGGGCTGGTCGATCTGGAGAGGAGGCTGACGGCCGAGATAGAGAGACTAGGAGGGGGAGGAGCGAGGGAAGGGGGCCGGAAGAGACCGTGGGGGAAGGAGAGGAAaagaggggaggaggaggggccgggaggggagaagaggaggagagggccGGAGGGAGAGGCcagggaggggggagagggaTGGAAGGAGAAAGAGAAGTGGAAGAGAGGAGGCAGGGACGGCAAGCAGGAGGAGCGGTGGAGGAAggagggcgagagagagagagggaagccagagtggagggaggagaggaaggagggggagggggagagagggaagccagagtggagggaggagaggaaggaggggcagaaggagagagggagagagagagagggcggcCGACACTGGCGGGGTCCGGGCTTCTCCTCCGCCTCGCCTCCGTCACCGGGTAAACCGGGCCATCGCCATCATGACCACAACGCCTTCTGGAAGCGCCAGGGGGACCGGATGCACCACTACCGCCCCCTGCAGGGCTGCGACGGGACCGCCGCCTGCGCCCGCAGAGAGGGGCTGCGGCCCGTGGAGGAACCTGCCTTCGAGGCTCTACTGGGGGGCTACCTGCAGCGGCTGGGGGGCAGCGCGGGGCCGGCGGAGGAGGAGCTGCGGCGGCTGTCCGGCGACTTCTTCCAGGACGGCGTCTTCCTGCATCACAAGATGTCCTTCAGGGACTTCGCGGAGGACCTGGGCGagatcctggaggagctggcgGAGGGAGGGGGCGAGGGAGGGcgggagctggaggaggagatggaagGGTTCCAGAGGGAGGCCCTGAGGAGATTCGCCCTGCCCGGCCGAGAGGGGGAGCGGcggagag acacacgGAGGAAGTCAGAGCACACTCACAGGGACCCTGCGGAGCAGCAGGATGGCAGGCAGGAGGGGGGACCCTggcgcagagacacacacagcagccaAGCCTGA
- the pbxip1a gene encoding pre-B-cell leukemia transcription factor-interacting protein 1 isoform X1, whose amino-acid sequence MSDNSNSSNSSSSNHSWTVLSPEEPAVENVGPGDDGTVIPTATPPAPGDELTGGVSEKEAVHAEEVARRGHSEEGLQVCQETATESSPSPAPDANVVILPAPITQEGEGLLEEVDGPGLAKKVADIGKQAVRLVAPLVRGVTLAELRSWGRRLIGRGESDELDSESGGEMGVVGGGLRRRKPTPGHAAEEEEEEEERRKGGEEEGWGGLSLNKCILGALVLLGLGSILFSGVLFDLGDGLEEEEVELRDVNLHRQDWSGSGPDFDPQSVQSTAALLDKLAQENQQIALLQAQLQEQKEELALALQRVEEKERAGGEGGADGERELAEENERLRTELASLPGLQGELESLRTRVSELTHITAAVSPPAHEDSTAAPPTAQLGESGDTNHTPTQPPGEMGEGGAKEGEGGEGETLRQELQRQRLLLDESRRRLEGLMGGTREERGGKRGVKEGLVDLERRLTAEIERLGGGGAREGGRKRPWGKERKRGEEEGPGGEKRRRGPEGEAREGGEGWKEKEKWKRGGRDGKQEERWRKEGERERGKPEWREERKEGEGERGKPEWREERKEGQKERGREREGGRHWRGPGFSSASPPSPGKPGHRHHDHNAFWKRQGDRMHHYRPLQGCDGTAACARREGLRPVEEPAFEALLGGYLQRLGGSAGPAEEELRRLSGDFFQDGVFLHHKMSFRDFAEDLGEILEELAEGGGEGGRELEEEMEGFQREALRRFALPGREGERRRDTRRKSEHTHRDPAEQQDGRQEGGPWRRDTHSSQA is encoded by the exons ATGTCTGATAACTCCaatagcagcaacagcagcagctccaACCACAGCTGGACTGTGCTCTCCCCAGAG GAGCCTGCTGTAGAGAATGTGGGCCCAGGTGATGATGGGACTGTCATTCCTACAGCCACACCCCCTGCTCCCGGAGATGAATTGACAG GGGGTGTCAGCGAGAAGGAGGCTGTCCATGCTGAGGAAGTGGCCAGGCGGGGGCACTCTGAGGAGGGCCTGCAG GTCTGCCAGGAGACGGCGACAGAGAGCAGCCCAAGCCCCGCCCCCGATGCCAACGTGGTCATACTCCCCGCCCCCATCACACAGGAAGGGGAGGGCCTACTGGAGGAAGTGGACGGACCGGGGCTGGCCAAGAAGGTGGCTGATATCGGCAAGCAAGCAG TGCGATTGGTGGCTCCATTGGTGAGGGGCGTGACCCTGGCCGAGCTCCGTAGCTGGGGGAGGCGTCTGATTGGACGAGGAG AGTCTGACGAGCTGGACTCGGAGTCGGGAGGGGAgatgggggtggtggggggtggacTGCGGAGACGAAAACCCACCCCAGGCCATgcagcggaggaggaggaagaggaggaggagaggaggaagggaggagaggaggaagggTGGGGCGGCCTCTCGCTGAACAAGTGCATCTTGGGAGCCCTGGTGCTGCTGGGGCTGGGTAGCATCCTGTTCTCAG GTGTGCTGTTTGACCTGGGGGACG ggctggaggaggaggaggtggagctgAGGGATGTCAATCTGCACAGACAG GACTGGTCTGGTTCTGGCCCAGATTTCGACCCCCAGTCTGTCCAGTCCACGGCAGCTCTGCTGGATAAACTGGCCCAGGAGAACCAGCAGATTGCACTGCTACAGGCCCAGCTGCAG gaacaGAAGGAGGAGCTGGCTTTAGCCTTGCAGAGggtggaggagaaggagagagcaggaggagaaggaggagcagatggagagagggagctgGCGGAGGAGAACGAGCGCCTCCGCACCGAGCTGGCCTCTCTGCCCGGCCTGCAGGGGGAGCTGGAGAGCTTGAGGACCCGAGTCTCTGAACTCACTCACATCACAG CTGCTGTCAGCCCCCCCGCCCACGAGGATTCCACAGCAGCACCCCCTACGGCCCAGCTGGGGGAGAGCGGAGACACGaaccacacccccacacagccACCAGGAGAGATGGGAGAGGGAGGAGcaaaggagggagagggaggagagggggagacacTGCGCCAGGAGCTGCAGAGACAGCGCCTCCTGCTGGACGAGAGCCGGCGCCGCCTGGAGGGGCTGATGGGGGGAAcgagggaggagaggggagggaagaGAGGAGTGAAGGAGGGGCTGGTCGATCTGGAGAGGAGGCTGACGGCCGAGATAGAGAGACTAGGAGGGGGAGGAGCGAGGGAAGGGGGCCGGAAGAGACCGTGGGGGAAGGAGAGGAAaagaggggaggaggaggggccgggaggggagaagaggaggagagggccGGAGGGAGAGGCcagggaggggggagagggaTGGAAGGAGAAAGAGAAGTGGAAGAGAGGAGGCAGGGACGGCAAGCAGGAGGAGCGGTGGAGGAAggagggcgagagagagagagggaagccagagtggagggaggagaggaaggagggggagggggagagagggaagccagagtggagggaggagaggaaggaggggcagaaggagagagggagagagagagagggcggcCGACACTGGCGGGGTCCGGGCTTCTCCTCCGCCTCGCCTCCGTCACCGGGTAAACCGGGCCATCGCCATCATGACCACAACGCCTTCTGGAAGCGCCAGGGGGACCGGATGCACCACTACCGCCCCCTGCAGGGCTGCGACGGGACCGCCGCCTGCGCCCGCAGAGAGGGGCTGCGGCCCGTGGAGGAACCTGCCTTCGAGGCTCTACTGGGGGGCTACCTGCAGCGGCTGGGGGGCAGCGCGGGGCCGGCGGAGGAGGAGCTGCGGCGGCTGTCCGGCGACTTCTTCCAGGACGGCGTCTTCCTGCATCACAAGATGTCCTTCAGGGACTTCGCGGAGGACCTGGGCGagatcctggaggagctggcgGAGGGAGGGGGCGAGGGAGGGcgggagctggaggaggagatggaagGGTTCCAGAGGGAGGCCCTGAGGAGATTCGCCCTGCCCGGCCGAGAGGGGGAGCGGcggagag acacacgGAGGAAGTCAGAGCACACTCACAGGGACCCTGCGGAGCAGCAGGATGGCAGGCAGGAGGGGGGACCCTggcgcagagacacacacagcagccaAGCCTGA
- the pygo2 gene encoding pygopus homolog 2 isoform X1 has translation MAAEPGKLQVGPSKRNKGRGSGSAAGGGGVQMKSPEKKKRKSSAQGAAFSHLSEFAPPPTPMVDHLVASNPFDDDFGPPSRPGGGPGAPGGPFLPSPGGGGYGGPGGPMRMGGMPFMGGGGGGGGGQPNRRPPFGPPGGGGGGGGHPQMGFGGLPGFGGPGPGGGGGGGGGGFPPGGPQFNMPPSFSPPGPLHPGPGFNPMLSPGALGGGGVGVGGGPHPRFGVQPPPGQGGGHHFNSPPLPSGAGPRPPHPSMGPMGGGMGGMPGMSGMPGMGGGGGGGGGGMGGLPGLPPGQFPPPDGPYPGPSPPSSEEAQKFGGGGGQQSQPPPQQQQQPPNLSGPPNSSLPGPSPQAGGGFPGHPDVQSGPPGGNPSQSTPTPGPPPPPSVPSGPQSNPSSSPPGPLNGSGQQQQQQQQLQTPTSANQPPGPPSKQQQQQQQQQPAPPPGPNASPYSQQNSSGGGGGGAGAAGGGGPNSALGNSSGGGAGTGTGSLNNNNNNNGSGGSGNNGPNNSNSNNPGSVPAISGSPLTPIPSGGGPPLSSTGGGGSSTGPPTLPSSGMNPSGLAQKGTGSGGGGGGGSGGVGGVGGGLVFPCGFCLSEVNDDQDAILCEASCQKWFHRDCTGMTETAYGLLTRESAAVWACDFCLKTKDIQAVYVREAMGQLVAANEG, from the exons ATGGCGGCCGAGCCGGGCAAGCTGCAGGTGGGACCCAGCAAGAGAAACAAAGGTAGGGGATCCGGGAGTGCGGCCGGCGGTGGAG GTGTGCAGATGAAGAGTCCAGAGAAAAAGAAGAGGAAGTCCAGCGCCCAG ggCGCTGCGTTCTCTCACCTGTCGGAATtcgcacccccccccacccctatgGTGGACCACCTGGTCGCCTCCAACCCGTTCGATGATGACTTCGGACCCCCCTCTCGCCCTGGGGGGGGCCCTGGGGCTCCGGGGGGCCCCTTCCTGCCCAGCCCTGGAGGGGGCGGGTACGGGGGTCCAGGTGGGCCAATGAGGATGGGAGGGATGCCGTTTATGGGGGGTGGAggcggtgggggtggggggcagccCAATCGCAGACCCCCATTTGGCCCTCCTGGGGGAGGCGGTGGTGGTGGGGGACACCCTCAGATGGGATTTGGGGGGCTGCCCGGGTTTGGGGGCCCTGGCCcaggggggggcgggggaggcGGCGGCGGGGGCTTCcctcctggggggccgcagtttAACATGCCCCCCAGCTTCAGCCCCCCTGGCCCCCTGCACCCGGGCCCCGGCTTCAACCCCATGCTGTCCCCAGGGGCGCTGGGAGGTGGCGGtgttggggtggggggcggACCACATCCTCGGTTCGGGGTGCAGCCACCACCGGGCCAGGGTGGGGGCCACCACTTCAACAGCCCCCCTCTTCCCAGCGGGGCAGGTCcacgccccccccaccccagcatGGGCCCCATGGGGGGGGGGATGGGCGGGATGCCCGGCATGTCGGGGATGCCGGGGATgggcgggggagggggagggggcggtGGTGGTATGGGGGGGCTCCCGGGCTTGCCCCCCGGACAGTTCCCGCCCCCTGACGGCCCCTACCCCGGCCCCAGTCCCCCCAGCAGCGAGGAGGCCCAGAAATTcggaggagggggagggcaaCAGTCACAGCCCCctccccagcagcagcagcagccccccAATCTGAGCGGCCCCCCAAACTCCTCTCTCCCCGGCCCTTCTCCGCAGGCTGGGGGGGGCTTCCCCGGGCACCCTGACGTGCAGTCTGGCCCCCCAGGTGGAAACCCCAGCCAGTCCACCCCAACCCCTGGTCCGCCCCCTCCCCCGTCGGTCCCCAGCGGGCCCCAATCCAACCCCAGCTCCTCTCCGCCGGGGCCCCTCAATGGCtcagggcagcagcagcagcagcagcagcagctacagACGCCAACCTCCGCCAAccagccccccggccccccgtccaagcagcagcagcagcaacagcagcagcagccggcACCTCCCCCCGGGCCCAACGCCTCCCCCTACAGCCAGCAGAACAGCAGcggcgggggggggggcggggccgGAGCGGCTGGGGGAGGGGGTCCCAACAGCGCGCTCGGTAACAGCTCGGGAGGCGGCGCAGGGACTGGAACAGGAAgtctcaacaacaacaacaacaacaacggcaGCGGTGGCTCCGGCAACAACGGccccaacaacagcaacagcaacaaccccGGATCGGTGCCGGCCATCTCGGGGTCGCCCCTGACCCCCATCCCGAGCGGCGGCGGCCCTCCCCTGTCCTCTACGGGCGGAGGGGGCTCCTCCACGGGCCCCCCCACACTCCCCTCCTCCGGCATGAACCCATCTGGCCTCGCCCAGAAAGGGACGGGCAGCGGGGGCGGCGGAGGGGGCGGCAGCGGTGGCGTCGGGGGCGTGGGCGGTGGCCTGGTGTTCCCCTGCGGCTTCTGCCTGTCGGAGGTGAACGACGACCAGGACGCCATCCTGTGTGAGGCGTCCTGCCAGAAGTGGTTCCACCGCGACTGCACCGGCATGACGGAGACGGCCTATGGGCTGCTGACCCGCGAGAGTGCTGCTGTGTGGGCCTGCGACTTCTGCCTCAAGACCAAGGACATCCAGGCGGTGTACGTGCGCGAGGCCATGGGCCAGCTGGTGGCCGCCAACGAGGGCTGA
- the pbxip1a gene encoding pre-B-cell leukemia transcription factor-interacting protein 1 isoform X2 — protein MSDNSNSSNSSSSNHSWTVLSPEEPAVENVGPGDDGTVIPTATPPAPGDELTGGVSEKEAVHAEEVARRGHSEEGLQVCQETATESSPSPAPDANVVILPAPITQEGEGLLEEVDGPGLAKKVADIGKQAVRLVAPLVRGVTLAELRSWGRRLIGRGESDELDSESGGEMGVVGGGLRRRKPTPGHAAEEEEEEEERRKGGEEEGWGGLSLNKCILGALVLLGLGSILFSGLEEEEVELRDVNLHRQDWSGSGPDFDPQSVQSTAALLDKLAQENQQIALLQAQLQEQKEELALALQRVEEKERAGGEGGADGERELAEENERLRTELASLPGLQGELESLRTRVSELTHITAAVSPPAHEDSTAAPPTAQLGESGDTNHTPTQPPGEMGEGGAKEGEGGEGETLRQELQRQRLLLDESRRRLEGLMGGTREERGGKRGVKEGLVDLERRLTAEIERLGGGGAREGGRKRPWGKERKRGEEEGPGGEKRRRGPEGEAREGGEGWKEKEKWKRGGRDGKQEERWRKEGERERGKPEWREERKEGEGERGKPEWREERKEGQKERGREREGGRHWRGPGFSSASPPSPGKPGHRHHDHNAFWKRQGDRMHHYRPLQGCDGTAACARREGLRPVEEPAFEALLGGYLQRLGGSAGPAEEELRRLSGDFFQDGVFLHHKMSFRDFAEDLGEILEELAEGGGEGGRELEEEMEGFQREALRRFALPGREGERRRDTRRKSEHTHRDPAEQQDGRQEGGPWRRDTHSSQA, from the exons ATGTCTGATAACTCCaatagcagcaacagcagcagctccaACCACAGCTGGACTGTGCTCTCCCCAGAG GAGCCTGCTGTAGAGAATGTGGGCCCAGGTGATGATGGGACTGTCATTCCTACAGCCACACCCCCTGCTCCCGGAGATGAATTGACAG GGGGTGTCAGCGAGAAGGAGGCTGTCCATGCTGAGGAAGTGGCCAGGCGGGGGCACTCTGAGGAGGGCCTGCAG GTCTGCCAGGAGACGGCGACAGAGAGCAGCCCAAGCCCCGCCCCCGATGCCAACGTGGTCATACTCCCCGCCCCCATCACACAGGAAGGGGAGGGCCTACTGGAGGAAGTGGACGGACCGGGGCTGGCCAAGAAGGTGGCTGATATCGGCAAGCAAGCAG TGCGATTGGTGGCTCCATTGGTGAGGGGCGTGACCCTGGCCGAGCTCCGTAGCTGGGGGAGGCGTCTGATTGGACGAGGAG AGTCTGACGAGCTGGACTCGGAGTCGGGAGGGGAgatgggggtggtggggggtggacTGCGGAGACGAAAACCCACCCCAGGCCATgcagcggaggaggaggaagaggaggaggagaggaggaagggaggagaggaggaagggTGGGGCGGCCTCTCGCTGAACAAGTGCATCTTGGGAGCCCTGGTGCTGCTGGGGCTGGGTAGCATCCTGTTCTCAG ggctggaggaggaggaggtggagctgAGGGATGTCAATCTGCACAGACAG GACTGGTCTGGTTCTGGCCCAGATTTCGACCCCCAGTCTGTCCAGTCCACGGCAGCTCTGCTGGATAAACTGGCCCAGGAGAACCAGCAGATTGCACTGCTACAGGCCCAGCTGCAG gaacaGAAGGAGGAGCTGGCTTTAGCCTTGCAGAGggtggaggagaaggagagagcaggaggagaaggaggagcagatggagagagggagctgGCGGAGGAGAACGAGCGCCTCCGCACCGAGCTGGCCTCTCTGCCCGGCCTGCAGGGGGAGCTGGAGAGCTTGAGGACCCGAGTCTCTGAACTCACTCACATCACAG CTGCTGTCAGCCCCCCCGCCCACGAGGATTCCACAGCAGCACCCCCTACGGCCCAGCTGGGGGAGAGCGGAGACACGaaccacacccccacacagccACCAGGAGAGATGGGAGAGGGAGGAGcaaaggagggagagggaggagagggggagacacTGCGCCAGGAGCTGCAGAGACAGCGCCTCCTGCTGGACGAGAGCCGGCGCCGCCTGGAGGGGCTGATGGGGGGAAcgagggaggagaggggagggaagaGAGGAGTGAAGGAGGGGCTGGTCGATCTGGAGAGGAGGCTGACGGCCGAGATAGAGAGACTAGGAGGGGGAGGAGCGAGGGAAGGGGGCCGGAAGAGACCGTGGGGGAAGGAGAGGAAaagaggggaggaggaggggccgggaggggagaagaggaggagagggccGGAGGGAGAGGCcagggaggggggagagggaTGGAAGGAGAAAGAGAAGTGGAAGAGAGGAGGCAGGGACGGCAAGCAGGAGGAGCGGTGGAGGAAggagggcgagagagagagagggaagccagagtggagggaggagaggaaggagggggagggggagagagggaagccagagtggagggaggagaggaaggaggggcagaaggagagagggagagagagagagggcggcCGACACTGGCGGGGTCCGGGCTTCTCCTCCGCCTCGCCTCCGTCACCGGGTAAACCGGGCCATCGCCATCATGACCACAACGCCTTCTGGAAGCGCCAGGGGGACCGGATGCACCACTACCGCCCCCTGCAGGGCTGCGACGGGACCGCCGCCTGCGCCCGCAGAGAGGGGCTGCGGCCCGTGGAGGAACCTGCCTTCGAGGCTCTACTGGGGGGCTACCTGCAGCGGCTGGGGGGCAGCGCGGGGCCGGCGGAGGAGGAGCTGCGGCGGCTGTCCGGCGACTTCTTCCAGGACGGCGTCTTCCTGCATCACAAGATGTCCTTCAGGGACTTCGCGGAGGACCTGGGCGagatcctggaggagctggcgGAGGGAGGGGGCGAGGGAGGGcgggagctggaggaggagatggaagGGTTCCAGAGGGAGGCCCTGAGGAGATTCGCCCTGCCCGGCCGAGAGGGGGAGCGGcggagag acacacgGAGGAAGTCAGAGCACACTCACAGGGACCCTGCGGAGCAGCAGGATGGCAGGCAGGAGGGGGGACCCTggcgcagagacacacacagcagccaAGCCTGA
- the pygo2 gene encoding pygopus homolog 2 isoform X2, translating to MAAEPGKLQVGPSKRNKGVQMKSPEKKKRKSSAQGAAFSHLSEFAPPPTPMVDHLVASNPFDDDFGPPSRPGGGPGAPGGPFLPSPGGGGYGGPGGPMRMGGMPFMGGGGGGGGGQPNRRPPFGPPGGGGGGGGHPQMGFGGLPGFGGPGPGGGGGGGGGGFPPGGPQFNMPPSFSPPGPLHPGPGFNPMLSPGALGGGGVGVGGGPHPRFGVQPPPGQGGGHHFNSPPLPSGAGPRPPHPSMGPMGGGMGGMPGMSGMPGMGGGGGGGGGGMGGLPGLPPGQFPPPDGPYPGPSPPSSEEAQKFGGGGGQQSQPPPQQQQQPPNLSGPPNSSLPGPSPQAGGGFPGHPDVQSGPPGGNPSQSTPTPGPPPPPSVPSGPQSNPSSSPPGPLNGSGQQQQQQQQLQTPTSANQPPGPPSKQQQQQQQQQPAPPPGPNASPYSQQNSSGGGGGGAGAAGGGGPNSALGNSSGGGAGTGTGSLNNNNNNNGSGGSGNNGPNNSNSNNPGSVPAISGSPLTPIPSGGGPPLSSTGGGGSSTGPPTLPSSGMNPSGLAQKGTGSGGGGGGGSGGVGGVGGGLVFPCGFCLSEVNDDQDAILCEASCQKWFHRDCTGMTETAYGLLTRESAAVWACDFCLKTKDIQAVYVREAMGQLVAANEG from the exons ATGGCGGCCGAGCCGGGCAAGCTGCAGGTGGGACCCAGCAAGAGAAACAAAG GTGTGCAGATGAAGAGTCCAGAGAAAAAGAAGAGGAAGTCCAGCGCCCAG ggCGCTGCGTTCTCTCACCTGTCGGAATtcgcacccccccccacccctatgGTGGACCACCTGGTCGCCTCCAACCCGTTCGATGATGACTTCGGACCCCCCTCTCGCCCTGGGGGGGGCCCTGGGGCTCCGGGGGGCCCCTTCCTGCCCAGCCCTGGAGGGGGCGGGTACGGGGGTCCAGGTGGGCCAATGAGGATGGGAGGGATGCCGTTTATGGGGGGTGGAggcggtgggggtggggggcagccCAATCGCAGACCCCCATTTGGCCCTCCTGGGGGAGGCGGTGGTGGTGGGGGACACCCTCAGATGGGATTTGGGGGGCTGCCCGGGTTTGGGGGCCCTGGCCcaggggggggcgggggaggcGGCGGCGGGGGCTTCcctcctggggggccgcagtttAACATGCCCCCCAGCTTCAGCCCCCCTGGCCCCCTGCACCCGGGCCCCGGCTTCAACCCCATGCTGTCCCCAGGGGCGCTGGGAGGTGGCGGtgttggggtggggggcggACCACATCCTCGGTTCGGGGTGCAGCCACCACCGGGCCAGGGTGGGGGCCACCACTTCAACAGCCCCCCTCTTCCCAGCGGGGCAGGTCcacgccccccccaccccagcatGGGCCCCATGGGGGGGGGGATGGGCGGGATGCCCGGCATGTCGGGGATGCCGGGGATgggcgggggagggggagggggcggtGGTGGTATGGGGGGGCTCCCGGGCTTGCCCCCCGGACAGTTCCCGCCCCCTGACGGCCCCTACCCCGGCCCCAGTCCCCCCAGCAGCGAGGAGGCCCAGAAATTcggaggagggggagggcaaCAGTCACAGCCCCctccccagcagcagcagcagccccccAATCTGAGCGGCCCCCCAAACTCCTCTCTCCCCGGCCCTTCTCCGCAGGCTGGGGGGGGCTTCCCCGGGCACCCTGACGTGCAGTCTGGCCCCCCAGGTGGAAACCCCAGCCAGTCCACCCCAACCCCTGGTCCGCCCCCTCCCCCGTCGGTCCCCAGCGGGCCCCAATCCAACCCCAGCTCCTCTCCGCCGGGGCCCCTCAATGGCtcagggcagcagcagcagcagcagcagcagctacagACGCCAACCTCCGCCAAccagccccccggccccccgtccaagcagcagcagcagcaacagcagcagcagccggcACCTCCCCCCGGGCCCAACGCCTCCCCCTACAGCCAGCAGAACAGCAGcggcgggggggggggcggggccgGAGCGGCTGGGGGAGGGGGTCCCAACAGCGCGCTCGGTAACAGCTCGGGAGGCGGCGCAGGGACTGGAACAGGAAgtctcaacaacaacaacaacaacaacggcaGCGGTGGCTCCGGCAACAACGGccccaacaacagcaacagcaacaaccccGGATCGGTGCCGGCCATCTCGGGGTCGCCCCTGACCCCCATCCCGAGCGGCGGCGGCCCTCCCCTGTCCTCTACGGGCGGAGGGGGCTCCTCCACGGGCCCCCCCACACTCCCCTCCTCCGGCATGAACCCATCTGGCCTCGCCCAGAAAGGGACGGGCAGCGGGGGCGGCGGAGGGGGCGGCAGCGGTGGCGTCGGGGGCGTGGGCGGTGGCCTGGTGTTCCCCTGCGGCTTCTGCCTGTCGGAGGTGAACGACGACCAGGACGCCATCCTGTGTGAGGCGTCCTGCCAGAAGTGGTTCCACCGCGACTGCACCGGCATGACGGAGACGGCCTATGGGCTGCTGACCCGCGAGAGTGCTGCTGTGTGGGCCTGCGACTTCTGCCTCAAGACCAAGGACATCCAGGCGGTGTACGTGCGCGAGGCCATGGGCCAGCTGGTGGCCGCCAACGAGGGCTGA